One Obesumbacterium proteus DNA window includes the following coding sequences:
- the nuoF gene encoding NADH-quinone oxidoreductase subunit NuoF: MTIPSALVPTRSAESHPLTWRLRDDRQPVWLDEYRSKSGYQGAEKALKGMAQDEVVNLVKDAGLKGRGGAGFSTGLKWSLMPKDESMNIRYLLCNADEMEPGTYKDRLLMEQMPHLLVEGMLIAAFALKSYRGYIFLRGEYVEAAVNLRKAIEEAKAAGLLGKNILGSGFDFELFVHTGAGRYICGEETALINSLEGRRANPRSKPPFPASSGVWGKPTCVNNVETLCNVPAIIEHGVDWYKGLSAGKSEDAGTKLMGFSGRVKNPGLWELPFGTTAREILEDYAGGMRDGLTLKAWQPGGAGTDFLTGDHLDLPMDFASIGKAGSRLGTALAMAVDNEIGMVPLVRNLEEFFARESCGWCTPCRDGLPWSVKILRALERGEGQPGDIETLEQLCRHLGPGKTFCAHAPGAVEPLQSAIKYFREEFEAGIAAKDYGNLNAIKGIQPNLLKSRW, from the coding sequence ATGACAATTCCTTCAGCTTTAGTTCCAACACGTTCAGCGGAAAGCCATCCGCTGACGTGGCGTTTACGCGATGACCGCCAGCCAGTATGGCTGGATGAATATCGCAGTAAAAGTGGCTATCAGGGTGCTGAAAAAGCGCTTAAAGGCATGGCTCAGGATGAAGTCGTTAATCTGGTTAAAGACGCTGGCCTGAAAGGGCGCGGCGGTGCAGGCTTCTCCACCGGTTTGAAGTGGAGTCTGATGCCAAAAGATGAGTCCATGAACATCCGTTACCTGCTGTGTAACGCGGATGAAATGGAGCCAGGCACTTATAAAGACCGTCTGCTGATGGAACAGATGCCGCACCTGTTGGTGGAAGGCATGCTGATCGCGGCGTTCGCGTTGAAATCCTACCGTGGTTATATCTTCCTGCGCGGCGAATATGTTGAAGCAGCGGTAAACCTGCGTAAAGCGATTGAAGAAGCCAAAGCGGCTGGCCTGTTGGGTAAAAATATCCTCGGCAGCGGTTTTGACTTCGAACTGTTTGTGCACACCGGTGCGGGTCGTTATATCTGCGGTGAAGAAACCGCATTGATTAACTCGCTAGAAGGTCGTCGTGCAAACCCTCGTTCAAAACCACCATTCCCAGCTAGCTCTGGGGTATGGGGTAAACCAACGTGCGTTAACAACGTTGAAACCCTGTGTAACGTGCCTGCGATCATCGAGCACGGCGTAGACTGGTACAAAGGTCTGTCTGCCGGTAAGAGCGAAGATGCGGGCACTAAACTCATGGGCTTCTCCGGCCGCGTGAAGAATCCAGGCCTGTGGGAACTGCCGTTTGGCACCACCGCACGTGAAATTCTGGAAGATTACGCCGGTGGCATGCGCGATGGTTTAACGCTCAAAGCGTGGCAGCCTGGCGGGGCAGGGACTGACTTCCTGACCGGCGATCATCTGGATCTGCCGATGGACTTCGCCAGCATTGGTAAAGCGGGTAGCCGTTTAGGTACCGCGCTGGCAATGGCCGTGGATAACGAAATTGGCATGGTGCCATTGGTACGCAACCTAGAAGAATTCTTCGCTCGCGAATCCTGTGGCTGGTGTACTCCATGCCGTGATGGTTTGCCGTGGAGCGTAAAAATCCTGCGTGCCCTTGAGCGTGGTGAAGGTCAACCGGGCGACATTGAAACGCTAGAACAGCTGTGCCGTCATTTAGGCCCAGGTAAAACGTTCTGCGCGCATGCGCCAGGTGCGGTTGAGCCACTGCAAAGCGCCATTAAATATTTCCGCGAAGAGTTTGAAGCAGGTATTGCCGCGAAAGATTACGGCAACTTGAATGCCATTAAGGGCATTCAGCCGAACCTGCTGAAATCGCGCTGGTAA
- the nuoG gene encoding NADH-quinone oxidoreductase subunit NuoG produces the protein MATIHVDGKEYEVNGAENLLQACLSLGLDIPYFCWHPALGSVGACRQCAVKQYQNAEDTRGRLVMSCMTPAQDGTFISIDDAEAKTFRESVVEWLMTNHPHDCPVCEEGGNCHLQDMTVMTGHSFRRYRFTKRTHNNQELGPFISHEMNRCIACYRCVRYYKDYADGTDFGVYGAHDNVYFGRPESGTLESEFSGNLVEVCPTGVFTDKTHSERYNRKWDMQFAPSVCQQCSVGCNTSPGERYGEIRRIENRFNGTVNHYFLCDRGRFGYGYVNLKDRPRQPQQRRGNDWIHLNADQAMQGAADLLRQAKKTIGIGSPRASLESNYALRELVGAENFYSGVEAGELSRLNLMQKILREGGIYTPALREMESYDAVLILGEDVTQTAARIALALRQAVKGKARAMAAAQRVADWQIAAIQNIGQRAKYPLFMTSIDDTRLDDIAALNYRAPVADQARLGFAVAHALDNSAPAVEGLSDDVRKQVDVIVQALAGAKKPLIVTGSNAGYTPLIEAAANVAKALKARDLDVGITFIAAEANSMGLAMMNAPSIDDALVELEQGNADAVVVLENDLYRHAPAARVDAALAKAQSLIVVDHQRTEIMNKADLVLSAASFAESDGTLVNQEGRAQRFFQVYDPAYYDDPKKNTPSIMLESWRWLHSLHTTVESRHIDWTQLDHVIESCVKAYPQLQGIVDAAPDASFRIKGQKLAREPHRYSGRTAMRANISVHEPRQPQDKDTAFAFSMEGYSGPLEDRQQIPFAWAPGWNSPQAWNKFQAEVGGHLRHGDPGVRLIAAGEGSLAYFDAVPAAYQNAGWVVAPYYHLFGSDEMTQRAPVIQTRMPEAYVMVNPADAAQLGVNSGTVLELTVADQKLTLPVRLSDNLQSGQIGLPLGLPGISPVLNGSKVDAIQETKVREAAL, from the coding sequence ATGGCTACAATTCATGTAGACGGCAAAGAGTATGAAGTTAACGGGGCGGAGAACCTGCTACAGGCATGTCTCTCTCTCGGGCTTGATATTCCTTACTTTTGCTGGCACCCGGCGCTGGGCAGCGTCGGTGCTTGCCGCCAGTGTGCGGTTAAGCAATACCAGAACGCGGAAGATACCCGTGGTCGTCTGGTAATGTCATGTATGACACCCGCGCAGGATGGAACCTTTATTTCCATCGATGATGCAGAAGCGAAAACGTTCCGTGAGAGCGTTGTGGAATGGTTGATGACCAACCATCCACATGACTGTCCTGTGTGTGAAGAGGGCGGTAACTGCCATCTGCAAGATATGACGGTGATGACCGGCCATAGCTTCCGTCGCTATCGCTTCACCAAACGTACTCACAACAACCAGGAATTGGGGCCGTTTATTTCTCATGAAATGAACCGCTGCATCGCCTGTTACCGTTGTGTGCGTTACTACAAAGATTACGCTGATGGCACCGATTTCGGTGTGTATGGCGCGCACGACAACGTCTACTTTGGTCGCCCAGAAAGCGGCACGCTGGAGAGTGAATTCTCCGGTAACTTGGTCGAAGTGTGCCCAACCGGCGTATTCACCGATAAAACGCACTCCGAGCGTTATAACCGTAAATGGGACATGCAGTTTGCCCCTAGCGTCTGCCAGCAGTGCAGCGTGGGTTGTAACACCAGCCCGGGTGAGCGCTACGGTGAAATCCGCCGTATCGAAAACCGTTTCAACGGTACCGTTAACCATTACTTCCTGTGTGACCGTGGCCGTTTCGGCTATGGCTATGTCAACCTGAAGGATCGTCCTCGCCAGCCGCAGCAGCGTCGTGGCAACGACTGGATCCACTTGAATGCCGATCAGGCTATGCAAGGTGCGGCGGATCTGCTGCGTCAGGCGAAGAAAACTATCGGTATCGGTTCTCCGCGTGCCAGCCTTGAAAGCAACTATGCGTTGCGTGAATTGGTCGGCGCGGAAAACTTCTACAGCGGCGTTGAAGCGGGTGAATTAAGCCGTTTGAATCTGATGCAAAAAATCCTGCGTGAGGGCGGTATCTATACCCCAGCTCTGCGTGAGATGGAAAGCTACGATGCGGTGCTGATCCTCGGTGAAGACGTAACCCAAACCGCTGCGCGTATCGCGTTGGCGCTGCGTCAGGCTGTAAAAGGCAAGGCGCGTGCGATGGCTGCGGCTCAGCGCGTGGCTGACTGGCAGATTGCGGCGATTCAGAACATTGGCCAGCGTGCCAAGTATCCGCTGTTCATGACCAGCATTGACGACACCCGTTTGGATGATATCGCGGCGCTGAACTATCGCGCACCGGTTGCCGATCAGGCTCGTTTAGGTTTCGCCGTGGCTCATGCGTTGGATAACTCAGCCCCTGCGGTTGAAGGTTTATCAGACGACGTGCGCAAGCAGGTTGACGTGATCGTTCAAGCGTTAGCGGGAGCTAAAAAACCGCTGATCGTAACGGGCAGCAATGCCGGTTATACACCGCTGATTGAAGCGGCTGCGAACGTTGCCAAAGCGTTGAAAGCGCGCGATCTGGATGTTGGTATCACCTTTATTGCCGCCGAAGCGAACAGCATGGGTCTGGCAATGATGAATGCGCCGTCGATTGACGATGCGCTGGTTGAGCTCGAACAAGGCAACGCTGATGCCGTTGTGGTGCTGGAAAACGATCTTTATCGCCATGCGCCAGCTGCGCGTGTCGATGCCGCTTTGGCGAAAGCCCAAAGCCTGATCGTGGTCGATCATCAACGTACAGAAATTATGAACAAAGCCGATCTGGTGCTCTCTGCGGCGAGCTTTGCCGAAAGTGATGGCACCTTGGTCAACCAAGAAGGCCGCGCCCAGCGCTTCTTCCAGGTTTACGATCCGGCTTACTACGATGATCCGAAGAAAAATACGCCGTCCATTATGCTGGAAAGCTGGCGCTGGTTGCATTCCCTGCACACCACCGTCGAAAGCCGCCATATCGACTGGACGCAGCTGGATCACGTCATTGAATCTTGTGTGAAAGCCTATCCACAGCTGCAAGGCATCGTGGACGCAGCGCCGGACGCAAGCTTCCGTATCAAAGGTCAGAAACTGGCTCGTGAACCGCATCGTTATAGTGGCCGCACCGCAATGCGCGCCAACATTAGCGTGCATGAACCGCGTCAGCCGCAGGATAAAGACACCGCGTTTGCGTTCTCAATGGAAGGGTACAGTGGTCCATTGGAAGATCGTCAGCAGATCCCATTTGCATGGGCTCCGGGCTGGAACTCACCGCAGGCATGGAACAAATTCCAAGCCGAAGTGGGGGGCCATCTGCGCCACGGCGATCCGGGCGTGCGTTTAATCGCGGCCGGTGAAGGCTCATTGGCTTACTTCGACGCGGTGCCTGCTGCCTACCAGAATGCGGGTTGGGTGGTTGCGCCTTACTACCATCTGTTTGGTAGCGACGAGATGACTCAGCGTGCACCGGTTATCCAAACTCGTATGCCAGAAGCGTATGTGATGGTGAATCCGGCGGATGCGGCGCAGTTGGGCGTGAACAGCGGAACGGTTCTGGAGCTGACTGTTGCAGACCAGAAACTGACGCTGCCAGTACGCTTAAGCGATAATTTGCAATCAGGTCAAATCGGTCTGCCTCTGGGTCTACCAGGGATCTCTCCGGTGCTGAACGGAAGCAAAGTTGACGCTATTCAGGAAACGAAAGTGCGGGAGGCAGCATTATGA